The genomic window ATCGACCGCTGCAAGACCCGGCCGGCGCAGGAAGCGGCCTTGGCTGCCCTCCGCTTCAAGTGCGAGCTGCTCTGGTCGATGCTCGACACCCTGTACATGGCCTATGTCCTCCGCATCCAGATGCCCCCCCCGGATGGACGCTGATCTCCGAGCGCCCCGCATCGCCTCCAAAGCCTCCCTGCGTTGGGACGCCGTTCGGCAAAAGCCGATCCTCCTCTATCCGGAAGGAGTGCTTATCCTCAACCCGTCGGCGGAGGCGATCCTTTCCCTCTGTGACGGCCGGCGGCCGGTATCGGAGATTGTCTCGGAGCTGGCGAGCCGCTACGGGGCGGATCCGGTTGCCCTCGAAACCGACGTGTGGAACTTTCTACAGGAACTGCTCGAGCGAGGGCTGCTGCTCTTCCTGGAGCCAAAGGAGGAATAGATGCCACCGACCCGCACGGCTTCGACCCGAGAGGAAACGGCTGCCGGAAAGAAGCCCGGGGCTTTGGACCTGGGCTTTCCTTTCTCCCTCCTCTGCGAGGTCACCTTTCGCTGTCCACTGCAATGTCCCTACTGCAGCAATCCGCTCGGCTTCGCCCACGCCTTGCACGACGAGCTCGGCACGGCGGAGTGGATCCGCGTGCTCAAAGAGGCCGCGGACCTCGGCGTGCTTCAGGCCCACTTCTCTGGTGGAGAGCCGCTCCTGCGCAAGGATCTGCCCGAGCTGATCGCCGCCGCTGATCGGTTCGGGCTCTATACGAACCTCAGCACGGGCGGCACCCTCCTCACTTCCGAACTCGCCCGCAGGTTCAAGGAAGCGGGGCTGGGGGGCTTTCAGCTGAGCATCCAGGACAGTCGCCCTGAGAGCGCCGAATGGATCGCGGGGATGCGGGGCAGCTTTGCCAAAAAGGGGGACGCCGCCCGGGTGGCGCGCGATGCCGGCTTGGCGCTGGGGATCAACGTAGTCCTCCACCGGCAGAACCTCGACCGCATCGAAGAGATCATCGCGCTGGCCGAATCCTGGGGCGCCGAACGGCTCGAGCTCGCCAACAGCCAATACAACGGCTGGGCGCTGCACAACCGGCGATGGCTCCTCCCGACACGTGCCCAAGTCGAACGCGCTTCCCAGGTCGCCTCGCTCGCCCAAGAACGGCTGCGCGGCAAGATGGAGATCCTCTTCGTCATTCCCGACTACTACGCCACCTATCCCAAGGCCTGCCTCCACGGCTGGGGACGGGCCTTCCTGACGGTCTCCGCGGACGGCCTGACCCTTCCCTGCCAGGCGGCCCGGGAGATTACCAGCCTTTCGTTCCCGAACGTCCGGGAAGAGAGCCTGCGGGAGATCTGGTTCCATTCCGCGGCCTTCCGCCGCTTTCGCGGGACGGGTTGGCTGCCCGAGCCTTGTCAGAGCTGCCCGCGAAAGGAGATCGACTTCGGTGGATGCCGCTGCCAGGCCTTCCTGCTGACGGGGGATGCTGGCGCCACTGACCCGGCATGCCTCCTCTCCCCCCACCACCACAAGATTGAAGAGGCGCTTGCGGAGGCAGAGACCAGAGAAACGGTCTCTTGGAGCTACCGCAATCCAACCGAATCGAGGCGGCTCTCCGGCGTCCCTGGCCACCCCTGCCCCTCGCCTCGGACGGAGCCGGAACGAACCCCTTAGCGGCTGTCGCTCCGCAGGACGAAGCCGTAGCCGCGCATCGTGTGGAGCAGCTTGACTGGACGACCGCGGTCGATCTTCTTGCGCAGGCTGGCCATGTGGACCCGCACCACGTTGCTGATCGTCCTGGCCCGCTCGGGCTGGCGCCAGACCTCCTGGGCCAGAGCCTCGAAGCTCACCGCCTTCCCTTGGTTTCGAAGCAGATACTCGAGGATCCCGAACTCCCGGGGAGTCAGGGAGATCTCCTGCCCCGCACGAAAGACCCTTCGGCCCGAGAGATCGATTTCCAGATCCTCCACCGCCCGGACCCAGGAGGTGGAGCCCGACCTTCGCCGCAGCAGCGCCTTGAGATGCGCGGAAAGCTCCGCCGGCGAGCAGGGCTTCTGTACGACATCGTCGACCCCCTTTTCGTAGGCCCGGATCCGCATCTGGGAATCCGCATCCTCGGCCAAGAGCAGAATCGGTGTCGACACATTGCGCCTGCGGAGCACCTCGATCACGTCGAGAACCGGCCGGCCCGGAATCTCCGAATCGAGCAGCGCGACCGCGAACTCGCCGAAATTGAGCTCGAGAAACGCTTCGTCGGAGGTCCTGGCCCGGCTCCAGCCGAGCCCCTTGCTCTGCAACTCCGCCTCCATGGTCGCCGCAAGCTTCTCGTCGGGCTCGCCCAGAAGAACCCGCACGTTCTCCTCGTCCGGAGTCCTACGCCGGTCTCCCCTCATGAGCCCCGTCCCCCTTTCAGAGACGCGCCGCGCGATGCCAACGACTTCCATTGCAGAGGCAAACCGATACCCTACTCTTTCCCGGGCGATTCCTTGGGACCGCTTTCGGAAGCTGCCGTCTTCTGCTGCTTTGCCTCCGACTTGCCGGCCTCTTTCTTGGCCAGCTCGTCCCGCGTATAGGCGTGGCCGGCAGGACCCACCGTGAGCCTCGGCCCGTTGGTCGACTCGAGCACTCGGGCCCGACTCGGGGCCGCGACAAGCCCGACAAAGCAAAACACGCCAAAGACAAGAAGCCACCCGCGCTGCAATCGCTTATCCCCAAGCTTCATAGCCATCCCTCCCGTTTCTTTATCTTAACGTTAATGTACAAGTGCCCTTGCCCGACGAATCGGTCAAGTTTTTCTTGCAAAGCGAGCCCCGTGCCAACTTTTGCACCATTTTCGCCGCGCCGCCAGCCCGGCGGACGTCCGGGTGAGCCGGCCACGGGCTTCTCAGAAGACGGATCGAGATCGCGGAAGCGATCGACAGGAATCGACCGCGCCCTCAACCGAACTTGAAGAGGACGCCGAAGCCGCCTCGGGGATATTCCCAGTCGACGTTGCGGAATTCGCTGCAGATGATCCGACAGGTGCCGCATTCGAGACAACCGTCGGTCAGAAGCGTGATCCTGCCTTCGGATCCGAGGGTATAGCAGCCCGCGGGGCAGCAGGCGGCACACGACTTTTCGGAGCAGCGGGACTGGCAGACTTCGGGGTTGCGAATGCGGATATGGGGACGCCCCGCGTCGAGACGATACCGGTTTTGATAGAGCTTCTCTTCCACCTCGTTCATCGGAATGCCCTCCAGAGCTTCACCGCATCAGAAACGAGCCCGCCATAGGAACGGTGCTTCCGAAAGCTTCGGGTCACTTCCTTCTCCTTGGAGCGCTTGTCGACCCCGTCGACGCGAAGAAGGGTCTCCGCCGCTCGATTGACGAGCTCGGGGTAGGTCGTGAGGAAATGGCGGTTCTGATCGAGCACCTCATGGACGTGCTGGTACTTCCGCAGGTCTTTCATCACGAAGCTCGATTCGAGCCGCTGCCGGTAACGGCGCAAATTGCGTTCAGTCAAGGGCTCCCGGGCTTGCCGAAGCTCGATGACGGTCTCCGCGGCCATCCGCCCGGTCTCCATCGCCAAGTTGGAGCCCTCCCGGTGGACCGAGTTGACAAACATGCCGGCGTCTCCCACGATGAGCCATCCATCGCCGGAGAGCTTCGGGATCGCCTTATAACCTCCTTCCGGGATGAGGTGCGCCGTGTATTCCTTCATCTCTCCGTCGCGCAAGAGCGGTCGCAGAGCCGGGTGCTCCTTGAGATGCTCGA from Methylacidimicrobium sp. B4 includes these protein-coding regions:
- the pqqD gene encoding pyrroloquinoline quinone biosynthesis peptide chaperone PqqD, giving the protein MDADLRAPRIASKASLRWDAVRQKPILLYPEGVLILNPSAEAILSLCDGRRPVSEIVSELASRYGADPVALETDVWNFLQELLERGLLLFLEPKEE
- the pqqE gene encoding pyrroloquinoline quinone biosynthesis protein PqqE: MPPTRTASTREETAAGKKPGALDLGFPFSLLCEVTFRCPLQCPYCSNPLGFAHALHDELGTAEWIRVLKEAADLGVLQAHFSGGEPLLRKDLPELIAAADRFGLYTNLSTGGTLLTSELARRFKEAGLGGFQLSIQDSRPESAEWIAGMRGSFAKKGDAARVARDAGLALGINVVLHRQNLDRIEEIIALAESWGAERLELANSQYNGWALHNRRWLLPTRAQVERASQVASLAQERLRGKMEILFVIPDYYATYPKACLHGWGRAFLTVSADGLTLPCQAAREITSLSFPNVREESLREIWFHSAAFRRFRGTGWLPEPCQSCPRKEIDFGGCRCQAFLLTGDAGATDPACLLSPHHHKIEEALAEAETRETVSWSYRNPTESRRLSGVPGHPCPSPRTEPERTP
- a CDS encoding response regulator transcription factor is translated as MEVVGIARRVSERGTGLMRGDRRRTPDEENVRVLLGEPDEKLAATMEAELQSKGLGWSRARTSDEAFLELNFGEFAVALLDSEIPGRPVLDVIEVLRRRNVSTPILLLAEDADSQMRIRAYEKGVDDVVQKPCSPAELSAHLKALLRRRSGSTSWVRAVEDLEIDLSGRRVFRAGQEISLTPREFGILEYLLRNQGKAVSFEALAQEVWRQPERARTISNVVRVHMASLRKKIDRGRPVKLLHTMRGYGFVLRSDSR
- a CDS encoding ferredoxin family protein yields the protein MNEVEEKLYQNRYRLDAGRPHIRIRNPEVCQSRCSEKSCAACCPAGCYTLGSEGRITLLTDGCLECGTCRIICSEFRNVDWEYPRGGFGVLFKFG